CGGGCATAGTCCCAGTCGCGGCGTCCGGACGCGCCGGCGCGCGCCGCTACGAGCAGGTTCTCGCGTACCGACAGGTTGGGAAAGATGCCGCGCCCTTCGGGGACGTAGGCCATGCCCAAGCGCGCCCGCGCATGCGCGGGTGCATGCGTACGGTCGCCGCCGGCGATGCGCACGCGGCCGGCGCTGCAACGCAGGTGGCCCGCCAGCACGCGGATAAGGGTCGTCTTTCCCATGCCGTTGCGACCCAGCAGGCCGACGGCCTCGCCCGGGCCGATGTGCAGGTCGACGCCGCGCAGCACGTGGCTGGCGCCGTAATGCGCGTGCAGCGCTTCGCCTTCTATCCATGCGGGCATGACGGGTCTCCTGCCGCGACGGCCGCGTCGCCGTCCGTGCCGAGGTAGGCGGCGCGGACCGACGCGTCTGCGCGGATGGCCTGCGGGCTGCCGCTGGCGATCACGGCGCCATTGACCATGACCGTGATCGTATCGGCGATGCGAAAGACCGCATCCATGTCGTGTTCCACCAGCAAAATGGCGTGATCCGGCTTGAGGGCCTGCAGCAGCGCGAGCATGCGCCCGGTTTCCTCGGGACCCATGCCCGCCAGCGGTTCGTCCAGCAGCAGTACGGACGGCCTTGTGGCCAGGCACATGGCGATCTCCAATTGGCGCTTGCGGCCGTGCGGCAGCGTGCCGGCGATGCGGCCGCTGTCCGCCGACAGGCCGGCGCGGGCCAGTGCGTCCTCGGCCCGGGAGGCCGTCAGAGGGCAGGTTTCGGCGTGACGCCACCACTGCCAGAATCGCGGCCGCGCGGCTTGCGCCGCCAACCGGCAGTTCTCGCGGACCGTCAGGGTGGGGAACAAGGTGGACCGCTGGTAGCTGCGTCCCAGGCCAGCCCGCGCGCGGCGGGGCTGGGGCCATGCCGTGACGTCGTCGTCGCCCAGCCGCACCGTACCGGCGTCGGGCGGCAAGTCGCCGGACAACAGGTTGATGAGCGTGGATTTGCCCGCGCCGTTGGTGCCGATGACGGCGTGCACGCTGCCTGGCCGCAGCGTCAGCGATACGTCGTTGACGGCCGTCAGGCCGCCGAAGCGGCGGGTCAGCCCTTGTGCGCGCATCAGCATATCGGATCGACTCCCTCGGCATGGCGTTGCCGGCGGGATGCCCGCGCCGCCGTGGCGCCGTCGGTCAGGCCGGCCAGGCCGCGAGGCAGCAAGGCCACCAGCAGGATGATCGTCATGCCCATCGGCAGGTGCCAGTGGCGTGCGTAATCGCCGAACACGGCCTCCGACTGAAAAAGCTCCTGCATCAGCACCAGGGCCGCCGCCCCGGCGACCGCGCCGCCGGGGCGCGCCATGCCGCCCAGGATCACCATCAGCAGCACCAGGCCCGATTGTTCCCAGGCGAAAAGCTCGGGCGTCACGAAGCCATCCTTCAGTGCGAACAAAAAGCCCGCCAGGCCGGCCAGCGCGCCGCCCACCGTATAGGCGGCCAGTTTGTAGGGAAAGGTGGAATAGCCGGCCGCGCGCATGCGTTGTTCATTGATGCGGATGCCTGCCAGGGCGGCGCCGAAGGGTGAACGCCGCAGCCGCGCCAGGAAGGCCCAGGCCAGCGCCAGACAAGCCAGGACGAAGAAATGGAAGGTCGCCGTATCCGTCAGGTCGAAGGGCTGCAGGCCGCCCGGCGCCAGTTCCGGGCGGAAGTACAGATAGGCGCCGTCGCTGCCTCCTCCCAGCTTGGTATCGTGGAACACGTAATAGGCCATCTGCGCGAACGCCAGCGTGACCATGATGAAGTACACCCCCCTCGTGCGCAGTGCCAGCGCCCCGGTTGCCAGCGCGTACGCCGCGCCGCCGCCCATGGCCGCGGCCAGCAAGGGCAGCAGCGGCCCGGCGGACGAGGCCGGCGACAGCAGCGCGGCGGCGTACGCGCCGATGCCGAAGGGCGCTGCGTGCCCCAGGCTGACCAGGCCCGCCTCGCCCACGAGCAACTGCAGGCTCAGCGCGAACAGGGCGTAGATCATGATGCGAGCGCCCAGGCCCACGTAATAGTCGTTGGTCACCCAGGGCAGCAGCGCCAACGCCAGCAGGGTGGCGATCGCTGCGGCGCCCGCGCCTGTAATCTTCATCGCCATCGCTCACCCCTGTTTGAACAAGCCTTCCGGCTTGCACAGCAGGATGGCCGCCATCAGCACGTAGACCAGCACGCCTGCCGCCGCGGGAAAGAACACCTGCCCCATGGTGTCCACGAAGCCCACCAGCATCGCGGCCAGGAAGGCGCCGCGTATGGAGCCGATGCCGCCGATCACCACCACCACGAAGCAGGCGATCAGCACGCCGCTGCCCATGCCGGGATATACCGACGAGACAGGCGCGGCGATTGCGCCCGCCAGCGCGGCCAGCGCGACGCCCGCCGCGAAGACGATGCGGTACAGGCGGTCGATGTCCACGCCGAGCGAAGCGATCATCTCGCGGTTGCTTGCGCCAGCCCGCACCATCATGCCGATGCGGGTGCGCGTGATGACCAGGTAAAGCAGCAGCGCCACTGCGGCGCCCACCGCTGAGATGAACAGGCGGTAGACCGGATACGTCATGACGCCGCCCAGCGCGACGCTGCCCTGCAGCCACGCCGGCATGGCCACGCCATGCACGTCGTTGCCGACCAGGATCGCGCGCGCTTCTTCAAACACCAGGATCAGTCCGTACGTCATCAGCACCTGCTGCAGGTGATCGCGCCGATACAGGAAGCTGAAGAAGACCAGCTCCAGCGCATAGCCCAGCGCGGCGGCCAGGATGACGCAGGCCAGAATGGTCAACGGCAAGCCGCCGCCTGTCGCGCGCTCCACCAGCGGCCCCAGGGCGAAGGCCATGTACGCGCCGGCCATATAGAAGCTGCCGTGCGCCAGGTTGATGATGCCCATGATGCCGAAGATGAGCGTCAGCCCGCTGGCCACCAGGAACAGCAGCAGCCCGTACTGCACCGCGTTCAGGCATTGAATCAGGAAGACGGCCGGATCCATGGCGCCGCTCCGCGCGCTACAGCCTGCAGCCGCGGGCTGGGTCGGCCAGCTTCTTGACGGCCACCTTCACCACCTTGTTTTCCAGCCCGTCGACCTGGCGCAGATAAATGTCCTGCACGGGGTTGCCCGCAGCCGATAGCGTGAAACTGCCGCGCGGGCTATCGATGACGGCGGATCGCATCGCCTTGCGCATCTCGTTCTTCTTCGCCTTGTCGCCCTGCACAGCCTGCAGGCCGGCGCCCAGCAGCTGGGCGGCGTCGTAGCCCTGCACGGCATACACATCCGGCGGCGTGCCCGGGTAGGCCTTGGCGTAGGCGGCGCGGAAAGCCTTGTCGCGCGGCGTATCCAGGCCGTCGGCGTAGTGCAGCGTGGTCAGCAGGCCTTGCGCGGCCTGCCCCTGTGCCTGCAGCGTCCCGTCGGTCAGGAAGCCCGACCCGTAGAGCGGGATGGTTTTGTTGAGCCCTGCGGCCGCATAGTCCTGCACGAACTTCACGGCGCCGCCGCCGGCAAAAAAGGTGAAGACGACGTCCGGCTTGAGCGCGGCGATTTCGGTCAGCAGAGGCTGGAACTCGACGTTGGGGAAGGGCAGGCTAAGGTCTTTCAGGATCTTGCCGCCTGACTTCTCGAAGCCTTCCCGGAAGCCGGCCACTGCTTCGTCGCCGGCGGCGTATTTCCAGGTGATGGTGACAGCCGTCTTGTAGCCTTTTTCCGCCGCGACGGGGCCCATGGCATAGGCGGGCTGCCAATTGCTGAACGAGGTGCGGAATACGCCCAGGCCGCACATGGGGCCGGTGATGGCGTCGGCGCCCGCATTGGTCACGAGCAGCGTGGTGTCGGATTCCTTCGCCGCCTTTGTCAAGGCCATGGCGACGCCGGAATGCACAGTGCCGACCAGGATGTCGACGTGGTCTCGCTTGATCAGCCGGTTGGCGTTCTCGGGGGCCTTGGCGGGATTGGATTCGTCATCCACCTTGTAGTAGACGACCTCGCGGCCGCCGAGCTTGCCGCCCTGTTCATCGACGTAGAGCCTGAAGCCGTTCTCGATGGCCGTTCCCAGGGCGGCGTAGGTGCCGCTGTAAGGCAGCATGAAGCCGATCTTGATCGGCTCCGCACCCGGCGCGGCCGGCTGCTGCGCCAGGGCAGCGGCGCATGTCAGGGCCGAAGCGGCGGCCAGGGCGGCGGTTCGGGCGGCGATTGCGCCGGCCCGCGTGGCGGCGCTTTTCGTGGGCGTGTTCATCGTGTGTCTCCGGTCTGTTTATCGTTATCGCTATACGTACGCGGTGTGCAAGGCGCACATCGCCGGTGAACTGTGCCGCGCCACGGCGGGTCGCCATGGCGCCTTTACGGCCTGATCATGCGCAGGAACTCCTTGATGGCATCGATGACGGCCTGCGGCTGGTCGCGGTGCGGCGAGTGGCCGCAATCGGGCAGCACCCGCATGCTGGCGTGCGGGGCGCGCCGGGCAATGCTTTCCACCTGCGCCAGCGTTCCGTATTCGTCGTCTTCGCCCTGCAACGCCAGCACCGGGCAGACGATGTCCGCAAGAACCGCTTCGATATTCCAGCCCCGGAATGCAGGGTCCAGCCAGATGTCGTTCCAGCCCCAGAAGGCGGAATCGGGGTCGTCGTGATAGCGCCCCAGCTTGTCGCGCAGATCGGTGTCCAGGTAGGCCCGGCGCGCCGCCTCGATATTGCGGACGGTGATGTCTTCCACAAACACGTGGGGCGCGGCTGCAATGACGCCCGCTACGGCATCGGGATACCGCGCCGCATACAGCAATGCGATCGAGCCGCCGTCGCTGTGGCCGAACAGAATGGGGCGGTCGCGCCGCGCGTCCAGATGCAAGGCCTGGAACAGCGCGGGAAGCACCGCGTGGGCCTGCGTATGCATGAAGCCGACCGGCCATTTTTCGCCGGCGGGCCGCGGCGTGGAGCGGCCATAGCCCGGCCGCGAGTAAAGCAGCCCGCGGCAGCCCGCGGCTTCGCAGACCCGCGCCGGCCAATCTTTCCACATCGAGAGCGACCCGAGTCCTTCATGCAGGAAGACCAGCAGCGGCGCATCGGCGCGCTCGCGCGCGATCCATTGGTATTCCAGCCGAAACTCCCGCCCGTCCGCCTGGACGGGAACCGAAGCGCCGTCTACGGGCGGCCGTGCAATATCAGTCATGCCCGCCGCTCCTCCATTTGCCGCAACCGGAAGCGCTGGATCTTGCCGGTAGCGGTTTTGGGCAGTTCCTCGGTGA
The sequence above is a segment of the Bordetella genomosp. 9 genome. Coding sequences within it:
- a CDS encoding alpha/beta fold hydrolase translates to MTDIARPPVDGASVPVQADGREFRLEYQWIARERADAPLLVFLHEGLGSLSMWKDWPARVCEAAGCRGLLYSRPGYGRSTPRPAGEKWPVGFMHTQAHAVLPALFQALHLDARRDRPILFGHSDGGSIALLYAARYPDAVAGVIAAAPHVFVEDITVRNIEAARRAYLDTDLRDKLGRYHDDPDSAFWGWNDIWLDPAFRGWNIEAVLADIVCPVLALQGEDDEYGTLAQVESIARRAPHASMRVLPDCGHSPHRDQPQAVIDAIKEFLRMIRP
- a CDS encoding ABC transporter substrate-binding protein, which encodes MNTPTKSAATRAGAIAARTAALAAASALTCAAALAQQPAAPGAEPIKIGFMLPYSGTYAALGTAIENGFRLYVDEQGGKLGGREVVYYKVDDESNPAKAPENANRLIKRDHVDILVGTVHSGVAMALTKAAKESDTTLLVTNAGADAITGPMCGLGVFRTSFSNWQPAYAMGPVAAEKGYKTAVTITWKYAAGDEAVAGFREGFEKSGGKILKDLSLPFPNVEFQPLLTEIAALKPDVVFTFFAGGGAVKFVQDYAAAGLNKTIPLYGSGFLTDGTLQAQGQAAQGLLTTLHYADGLDTPRDKAFRAAYAKAYPGTPPDVYAVQGYDAAQLLGAGLQAVQGDKAKKNEMRKAMRSAVIDSPRGSFTLSAAGNPVQDIYLRQVDGLENKVVKVAVKKLADPARGCRL
- a CDS encoding branched-chain amino acid ABC transporter permease, with translation MAMKITGAGAAAIATLLALALLPWVTNDYYVGLGARIMIYALFALSLQLLVGEAGLVSLGHAAPFGIGAYAAALLSPASSAGPLLPLLAAAMGGGAAYALATGALALRTRGVYFIMVTLAFAQMAYYVFHDTKLGGGSDGAYLYFRPELAPGGLQPFDLTDTATFHFFVLACLALAWAFLARLRRSPFGAALAGIRINEQRMRAAGYSTFPYKLAAYTVGGALAGLAGFLFALKDGFVTPELFAWEQSGLVLLMVILGGMARPGGAVAGAAALVLMQELFQSEAVFGDYARHWHLPMGMTIILLVALLPRGLAGLTDGATAARASRRQRHAEGVDPIC
- a CDS encoding ABC transporter ATP-binding protein yields the protein MLMRAQGLTRRFGGLTAVNDVSLTLRPGSVHAVIGTNGAGKSTLINLLSGDLPPDAGTVRLGDDDVTAWPQPRRARAGLGRSYQRSTLFPTLTVRENCRLAAQAARPRFWQWWRHAETCPLTASRAEDALARAGLSADSGRIAGTLPHGRKRQLEIAMCLATRPSVLLLDEPLAGMGPEETGRMLALLQALKPDHAILLVEHDMDAVFRIADTITVMVNGAVIASGSPQAIRADASVRAAYLGTDGDAAVAAGDPSCPHG
- a CDS encoding branched-chain amino acid ABC transporter permease, with amino-acid sequence MDPAVFLIQCLNAVQYGLLLFLVASGLTLIFGIMGIINLAHGSFYMAGAYMAFALGPLVERATGGGLPLTILACVILAAALGYALELVFFSFLYRRDHLQQVLMTYGLILVFEEARAILVGNDVHGVAMPAWLQGSVALGGVMTYPVYRLFISAVGAAVALLLYLVITRTRIGMMVRAGASNREMIASLGVDIDRLYRIVFAAGVALAALAGAIAAPVSSVYPGMGSGVLIACFVVVVIGGIGSIRGAFLAAMLVGFVDTMGQVFFPAAAGVLVYVLMAAILLCKPEGLFKQG